The Bacillus zhangzhouensis region GATGTCATTTTAATGGGGGAAGATGTTGCGGGAGGTGCTCATGTAGACCACTTACAGGATGATGAAGCATGGGGCGGTGTGCTAGGTGTAACGAAAGGAATCGTTCAGGAGTTTGGACGTGAGCGAGTCCTTGACACACCAATTAGTGAAGCTGGCTATGTAGGTGCAGCCATGGCAGCAGCTGCCACAGGGCTAAGACCAATTGCAGAACTCATGTTTAATGATTTTATCGGCACCTGTCTGGACCAAGTGCTGAACCAAGGAGCAAAATTCCGATACATGTTTGGCGGAAAAGCAGAGGTGCCGATCACGATCAGAACGACACATGGAGCAGGTTTTAGAGCAGCTGCCCAGCATTCGCAAAGCTTGTATGCACTGTTTACAAGCATCCCTGGATTAAAAGTAGTGGTGCCTTCATCACCTTATGATGCCAAAGGGTTGCTGCTTACAGCCATTGAGGATCAGGACCCTGTCATTTTTTTTGAAGACAAAACGCTTTACAATATCACAGGAGATGTTCCAGAGCGATACTACACGCTGCCGCTTGGCAAAGCAGATGTGAAAAGAGAAGGCTCAGATGTGACCATTTTTGCGGTAGGCAAACAAGTTTATACAGCACTCGAAGCGGCAGAGCAATTAGCTGATCAAGGTATTGAAGCCGAGGTGATTGATCCAAGAAGCTTGTCGCCGCTCGATGAAGAAGCCATTCTGGCGTCTGTAGAAAAAACAAATCGGCTTGTCATTGTAGATGAAGCAAATCCAAGGTGCGGAATTGCCGCAGACATCTCGTCTTTGGTTGCAGATAAAGGATTCGATTTACTTGACGCACCAATCAAAAAAGTGACGGCTCCTCATACACCAGTACCATTTTCGCCACCTCTTGAAGATATCTACCTACCAACACCTGATAGGGTTGTGAACACTGTCTTAGAGATGATTGGCAAGAGGGATGACAAAATTTTGAACTAAAGAAAGGAGAGAGGAAGATGGCTATCGAGGTTGTGATGCCTAAATTGGGCATGTCGATGAAAGAAGGAACGGTATCTGTCTGGAATAAAGAAGTCGGAGAGACTGTAAATAAAGGAGAAAGCATCGCAAGCATCAACTCTGAAAAAATTGAAATGGAAATCGAATCACCTGCTGAAGGAACCATATTAGATATAAAAGTGCCTGAGGGAGAAGGTGTACCTCCTGGCACGGTCATCTGCTATATCGGTGAAGGAAATGAACAGGTAGAGGAAAAGAAAGAGAGAAACGTAGAGTCAAAACGGAAGAAAGAGAGAAAGAACATTTCCCCTGTTGCTCGTAAAATTGCAAATAACGCAAACCTAGACATTAATACACTTGTGGGGACAGGGCCGGGAGGAAGAATTACGAAAGAAGATGTGCTTCATGCACTTCCTGAACAGACAGAGAAAAAACAAAAGGAGACAGGGCCTCAGCCTGTTAACATGATGCGGAAAACAATCGCGTCAAGGATGATGGAAAGTCTGCAAACAAGCGCACAATTAACCATTACAATGAAAGCGGACGTGACAAAACTTTCAAACTTACAACATCAACTGAATGAAACATCCATAGCACGTTATGAGACAAAATTGACCATTACCGATTTTGTAGCCAAAGCAGTCGTTCTTTCATTACTAGAACATCCTGTAATGAACAGTCAATATCAAAACGGACATGTGGAAGCCTTTGAAGAAGTTCATCTAGGAATCGCTGCTGCTTTAGATAATGGCTTGGCTGTGCCGGTCATTCGGAATGCTGAGCGGTTAACGCTGATTGAGCTGGCGAAAAGCATGAAATTGTATGGCAAAAAAGCACGTGAAGGGAAACTTCTTCATGAAGATATCAAAGGTTCTACCTTTACCATCACCAATCTTGGAGCGTATGGCGTAGAGCATTTCACGCCAATTTTGAATCCGCCGGAAGCGGGTATCCTTGGCATTGGCACAATGTATGAAACCCCTGTTTATCAAGGTGATGAATTGTGCAAAGGAACCCTCCTGCCACTTAGTCTTACGTTTGATCACCGCGTACTCGACGGAGCACCTGCATCCGCCTTTTTATCAACAGTCAAAGCACATTTAGAAGAACCAATATCCATCCTTTTATAGGAAGAAGGTGAACGTATTATGACACTGGTCATTATAGGAGGCGGGCCAGCAGGATATGTGGCGGCCATAACAGCCGCCCGTTTTGGCAGAGAGGTTGTATTAATTGACCAAGGCCTGTTAGGAGGTACCTGCCTGAATGAAGGCTGTATTCCAACGAAAGCACTTTTGCAAAGCGCCGATATATACGAGCATGTGAAATCAGCTGAACATTTTGGAATTGAGCTTCCAGAAAATGAGCCTATCATTCATTGGAATGCTGTGCAAAAGCGGAAACGGTCAGTCGTCAAGCAGCTGACTGATGGTGTTCATTATTTGATGAATAAAAACAAAATCAGCGTGTTAAATGGAAAGGCATCATTTCTTTCGGCACATGAGTTATTGATAGAAAGTGAAGGGAAATCTGACATCATTCAAGCAAAACAAATCATTATTGCTTCAGGATCAGAACCAACTGCTTTACCTTTCGCACCATTTGACAGAGAGTGGATCATTGATAGTAAGGATGCGATGACGCTCCCTTCAATACCAGATTCGCTTTGTATCATTGGTGGAGGGGTGATCGGCTGTGAGTTTGCAAGCATCTTTAGCCGAATGGGATCAAAGGTTGTCATGGTGGAACAGGCAGCACACATTTTACCTGAAGAAGATCACGATACAGCTAACTGTCTTTACGATCAGCTTCAAAAATCAGGTATAGAGATTTTGACATCAGCAGCAGTCAAACAGCTTGATGCAATCTCAAAAAAAGTGGTCATTGAGAAGGATCATGGGGAGCGCTGTGACATCCAGTCCGATCATTGTTTAGTCGCCATTGGCAGAAAGCCGAGGCTGGGAGAGCTGAATCTTGAGCAGATCGGCATTGAATTTGACAGGAACGGCATCTGCGTGAATGAGCATATGCAAACCAATCTCCCGCATATCTATGCGTGCGGTGATGTGACAGGCGGCGTTCAGCTTGCTCATGCTGCTTTTCATGAAGGAACGATTGCGGCATCACATGCATCAGGTGAAGATGTAAAGGTCAATGAACAAGTGATTCCAAGGTGCATCTACACGTCTCCAGAAATCGCTAGTGTCGGTTTAAATGAAGAGAATGCTAGAAAACAATATGGGGAGATTTGGATAGGGAAATTTGCATTTTCTGCAAATGGAAAAGCACTAATTTTAAATCAGCCAGCTGGTCAAGTAAAGGTCATTGTTGAACCGCAATATCAAGAGATTTTAGGGGTATCAATCATCGGACCGAATGCAACAGAACTGATTGGACAAGCGGCGGTGATGATGCATACAGAGCTGACAGTTGATACATTAGAGCAGTTTATTGCGGCACATCCGACACTCTCTGAGGCGATACATGAAGCCTTGCTGCAAACAAATGGACGAGCGGTGCACTCCTGATAGAGAAACTTTCTATCCGAATGACTTCCTGGGTCAGCCAATAATTGAAAGTGCTTTCACAATAATCTATAATGGATAAAAAGTCCCCAGAGGAGAGGATGGAATGAATCCGACGCCTTGTTATTTAAATACTTGGAAACGTTTTGTTCGTGAAGGTTTGCTTGATAGGTCTCGTCTGAATAAGAGAGTGATGGAGTCATGGCACAGATGTAAACAGGCAAATGTGAACCCGTATTTAGATAAAGGCCAGTCGTTGTTAGAAAAGAAATTATTCAGTGTTCAAAAAAAGAAGTTCTCACTATTTCTAAATGCCGCTCTTCCTTATTTAAATAAAATCAGTCAGCAATTAAAAGAATCTGACATGATGGCATTACTCATCGATGCAGATGGTTATGTGCTGAGTCTGACAGGAAGCCAAAAGACGTTAGTAGAAGCGAAAAAAATAAATTTTATAGAGGGTGCTCGCTGGACCGAATCCGATGTGGGGACGAATGCTATTGGAACGGCACTGGTCATTGGGGAAGCTGTGGCGATCAACGGAACTGAGCATTTTTCAGTCGCTTCCCACCATTGGAGTTGTTCAGCGGCCCCTATTCGTGATGCAGACGGCACGATCATAGGAGTAATTGATATCTCCTGTATGGCGCATCAAAGGCATCCTTTTATGCTTGGAATGGCTTCAACAGTTGCATATGCCATAGAGAGAGAAATTCGAGTCCAGCAAAAAAGGAAAGAGATGGAGCTGATCAATCATTGTCTCCAGCAGGTAGAAGTGGACGAGCCATATGTAGTCTGTAATGAGAAAAAGCAAATTGTTTTGGCAAGCAAACCGATTAGAGACCGATTTTCAGACTGGTATGGAATGGATGTTGAGCTGCTCATGGATATATTTGTTACAAGGGACAAGCAGATCATTCAGTCAGAACAAGATGGAAAGCTGCTTGGGATGTCTTTTTCTCTTGAAGAAGCAGCGAAGAGCAATATAACCGTTTCTTTTGCTCAATTTCCCGGGGAATCTGGAACAAGTACGGTATTTCAGCAGACGCTCATTGAAATGAAACAAGCGGCACAAACAGATGCAAATGTATCTATTTGGGGAGAAACAGGTACAGGGAAAGAACTGGCTGCTCGAGCGATTCACTTAGCTAGTGAAAGACATAAAGGACCGTTTATTGCCGTTAATTGTGGAGCCATACCCGAAAGCCTGTTAGAAAGCGAGCTATTTGGTTATGCTGAAGGAGCTTTTACAGGAGCAAAACGTCATGGAGCAAAGGGGAAGTTTGAACAGGCGCATAAAGGAACACTTTTTTTAGATGAAATTGGCGAAATCTCAAATGCGATGCAAGTGGCACTTCTTAGGGTCATTGAAGAAAGGAAAGTCGTAAAGCTCGGAGGGACACACGAAATCCCTTTGGATATTAGACTCATTACAGCAACACACCGAAATATGAATGAGCTGCTGAAGGAAGGAAACATACGAGAAGATTTGTATTACCGTCTTCATGTTTACCCAATCAACATCCCGCCACTTAGAGAAAGAAAAGAAGACATTCACGATTTATATCGTTATTACCAAAAGAAGCACGACTGGAATGCGACATTTCCTAAATCATTTTTTCAGACATTGCAGCAATATCACTGGCCGGGAAACATACGAGAGCTTTTTAATCTGTTTGAACATATCAGAGTGTTATACCCTGAAGGAGGATGGCTGGGTCCGTCTCAATATGCTGAGGTCTTAAAGGTGTTTGACAAGAAAAAAAAGAAGCTGTATCCTGCAAAACATAGCGGGTTTTCAGAGGGGCTATCATACAGGCAGCAAATTCAAAAGCAGATGGTCATTGATTCACTTCATAAAACGAAGGGACATGTGTCAGAAGCAGCGAGATTAGCGGGAGTGCCAAGAAGCACCTTTTACAAGTGGATGCGGAAGTATAAACTATCGTGACCTTATTGGGAGTAATGCAACAAAAAGACCTTGGTCTTTTCGTGAGAGGTCAGGGTCTTTCTTGTTTAAACAGAAAACAAAAAGGAAGGAAGAAAGGCTTGACTGTTATATTAGTATATGTTAAATTAGAAAAGCCGTCGCAAATGAGACAGGAATGAAACACGTCTTGACACATTTTTCTGGCATAGATATAATGAAACATGTCTTATTATTCCGCAGTAGCTCAGTGGTAGAGCTATCGGCTGTTAACCGATCGGTCGTAGGTTCGAATCCTACCTGCGGAGCCATAATGGAGAAGTACTCAAGTGGCTGAAGAGGCGCCCCTGCTAAGGGTGTAGGTCGCGCGAGCGGCGCGAGGGTTCAAATCCCTCCTTCTCCGCCATAATTGTATGGCCCGTTGGTCAAGCGGTTAAGACACCGCCCTTTCACGGCGGTAACACGGGTTCGAATCCCGTACGGGTCATGTTTTGTTTTTTAATTCGTTGGGCTATAGCCAAGCGGTAAGGCAACGGACTTTGACTCCGTCATGCGTTGGTTCGAATCCAGCTAGCCCAGCCATTTTATATATATGTTTTTCTGCATAGCAGATGAGCCATTAGCTCAGTTGGTAGAGCATCTGACTTTTAATCAGAGGGTCGAAGGTTCGAGTCCTTCATGGCTCACCATTGTTACGCGGGTGTGGCGGAATTGGCAGACGCGCTAGACTTAGGATCTAGTGTCTTTATGACGTGGGGGTTCAAGTCCCTTCACCCGCATTGTTTTTTCAAACAGTGCACTTATGAATATATGAGCACATCATACACGCGGTCGTGGCGGAATGGCAGACGCGCTAGGTTGAGGGCCTAGTGGGTGAATAACCCGTGGAGGTTCAAGTCCTCTCGGCCGCATCATAGGAATATCAAGGGTTTAGCGCCCTTGGTATTTTTTATATTCATCTAGTTTTTTGACTCCTGTGCCCGCGCCGTGCCACTTACTTAAAATAAGTCGTCTAACTTGTCCGTCATTTCTTTCTGTATATTGGGATATAAGGCTGAACATGTCCTTTGATAATGGAGTGTCTTTATATGAAAATATAGGACTCATCAGAATTTAAATAAATCCTCTTGTTTCTCTCTTCAATAGTCTAGGAGAGAGAAAAGTTTTCTATTAATGCTTATGCGTCGAATAGAATTTTTTGTTTTGGGCTGTCTCGAATATTTATTTAAAGTGGATATGATATTATTTACGGATTTATTGCTCAGTTTCTTATCGAGTAAGTGATTTCTAAAATCGATGATATGGGTGTGCAAAATCTTTTGTAGATCAGCATTTTTGAAATATTCTCAAATGTGTTTGATGCTGAGGAAGGAACATGTCACTTTAAAGACAGGCTTTTTTTAAGTCAATAAAACCTATTTATCATGAGCAGAAGGGAAACACCATCCACGCAATACTTTGTTACTTAAAGTAAAATTAGTTGTTGATTTTCATACCATATATTGATATATTTGTAATAAAAATGATTAACTGGGAGATCAATATGGCGAAAAAGTTTATTAAAACTATCGTCTCACTTTTGGTCTTTGTGTTATTTATGCGTGTTCTAAGTCCATTATTTCAAGCAATTGAAGAGGGGAAAGAGGATGAAAGCATTGATTTCAACTCAACTCTCAATACATTGAATGAGGGTTTTCCAAAAAACATTGATGTAATATCATCAATTTCAACACTCAATAAAAAGAATATTCAAAGTTTGGATAATGAAGAGTTTGAAAATGAAAAAAGGTTGGGCAATCGCGAGACCATATGTTGAAAAAGCTTTAAAGGCGCGAGTAAATACAAGATTGATGGTCCCGGTGGTGGTGGCAGAATTTATTCAAGTTCGTTTAAAATCTACCGGAAAACCAATTTTCAGATTAGATTATTATTCAGTTAAGACGGGAGGCCCCTATAAACTTCATTACCATGTGCCGCCTAACATGAAAAAACATCATATCATTTTCTAAAGTGAGGGTTTCCTAATGAATTATGATGAAACGCAACATCTACATATTAGTTACAATAAAAATGGATTAGATTTTGAAGCAGTAGGATTCAAGAGACTAAATGTTGATGTTTGGGACGTGTATTTTAACTTTCAGGATCATGCAATGGATGAACCGCCTTTGAGGTTTTCAAAAATCGATCCATTCGGTTGTATGATATTCTCGATAACAAGTAAAGATTTAAGTGAAGATGAAGCTACTCAATACTTCGAACTTTGGATTAAACACGAGTTAAATAAAGTTCTCTAATTAAAGCTCCCTTGCTACGAGGGAGCTTTATTGTACGCTAAGAAAGAATAGCCACAGTATATCAATAAGTATCTTGAGCCTTGAGCAGAAGGGAAGAGGTAGCGCTTATTCATTATTAAATGCCTAAATTACATGATAAAGCTTTAGCTTCTGTAAACATGGATAGACTTTGTTAAATAAAGAAGGGGTAGAAAATCACTTTGGTATATTCGTATTCCATTTTTACTCCATAATTAATAAAAACAATCAAATTTTGGGTCATTAATGTAAAGAGATGTAATGAAATACAGCGATAAGCTTCCACTTTATTGAGGGCCCAGTGGGTGAATCACCCGTGGAAATTCAAGTCCTCTCGGCCGCATCAATGAAACCAAGGGTTTTGATGCCCTTGGTATTTTTAAATGATCTACTGCCCACTTACCTAAAGTGAATGATCTAATTTATCAGTTATTTCTTTTTGTTTGGCTTAGGTGTCCATAAACATCAATTGTTGTTTTTACAGAACCATGTCCTAATTGTTATGTAATCTTCTCCTTGGTGTATGAATAGTGTAACCGTGTGAATGTCATATAAACGTATAGGAATAAGATCGCGGTTCTTGCAAAAATATTTGATCTTCTTGAGTATATTAAAAAACAAGACTATCTGCCCAAATGTACATAGTCAGCTATTTAAAAAATTGTTACGCTTTATCTGATTAATAGCTGAAAGGTGGATTTAAATGTCGAAATTATTATATAAGATTGGTGGTTGGTCAGCTAAAAATAAATTCAAAGTTATGATAGCTTGGATTATTTTTATGAGTGCTATCCTAGGAATTGCATTTTCTATGAAACCTGAATTTAATGATGACTTAGCAATTCCAAATACACAATCGGAAAAAGCTGCAGATATCATTTCAGATAAATTTCCTGATGCCCCTGAAAGAGGAGCTATACGGGTTATATTTGGTTCAGAAGAGAATAAAAAAATTAATTCTGAACAAGCTCAGAAAGCCATTTCTGAAATGCTGTCCAAAATAAAAAAAGATAAAAACGTAGAATCAGTCGCAGATCCATTCCAAACAGGGACAATTAATGCTGATGCTACGGTAGCGTATACAGATATCAAATATAAAAATAAGCCGGAAAACATATCAAATAAATCAAAAGAGATTGTTAAAGCTAGTGTTAAAATAACTGAAGATAAAGGTATCCAAACAGAATTAAGTGGTGATATCGGCGGTTCTGGGATATCTATTGGCGGAGCTTCTGAAGTTATTGGTATTGTGCTGGCATTTATAGTGCTAGCTGTGATGTTTACTTCCTTTCTAATCGCAGGTTTACCAATAATCACTGCGTTAATTGGGTTGGCATCAAGCTTAGGTTTTACTTTCTTAGCAGCAAGTTTCTTTGATATTACTTCTGTTAGTATGACACTGTCAATCATGATAGGATTAGCTGTTGGAATAGACTATGCTTTGTTTATATTTTCTAAACATAGACAACAACTGTATGAAGATATGAACATTCAAGAATCAATTGCACGTGCTACAGGAACTGCAGGCGGTGCTGTCATTTTTGCAGGATTAACTGTTATGATCGCCCTCTGTGCTTTAACTGTTGTTGGGGTACCCTTTCTTGCGACAATGGGATTGACTGCTGCTGTTAGTGTACTGATGGCTATGCTCATCTCGATCACTTTAGTTCCAGCTGTATTATCAATTATTGGAAATAAAATGAGGCCAAGCCAAAAAACGTCATTCGTATTTGGATTTATGACCAAGCGAAAAGAAAACAGTGGGAAAGTGTCTGTTAACTGGTGGGGTAGAATGTTAAGTAAACAACCGTTGCTAATCAGCATCATTGGTATTTTACTTCTACTGATAATCAGTATACCGGCATTAAATCTCCGTTTAGGTCTTCCAGATGATGGTATGAAGGGTGAAAATACTGCTGAGAGACAAGCTTATGATTTAATGGCAGAAGGGTTTGGAGATGGGATCAACGGTCCTTTGGTTGCATTAATTGATGCTTCGGCTCAAG contains the following coding sequences:
- a CDS encoding sigma-54-dependent Fis family transcriptional regulator; this encodes MNPTPCYLNTWKRFVREGLLDRSRLNKRVMESWHRCKQANVNPYLDKGQSLLEKKLFSVQKKKFSLFLNAALPYLNKISQQLKESDMMALLIDADGYVLSLTGSQKTLVEAKKINFIEGARWTESDVGTNAIGTALVIGEAVAINGTEHFSVASHHWSCSAAPIRDADGTIIGVIDISCMAHQRHPFMLGMASTVAYAIEREIRVQQKRKEMELINHCLQQVEVDEPYVVCNEKKQIVLASKPIRDRFSDWYGMDVELLMDIFVTRDKQIIQSEQDGKLLGMSFSLEEAAKSNITVSFAQFPGESGTSTVFQQTLIEMKQAAQTDANVSIWGETGTGKELAARAIHLASERHKGPFIAVNCGAIPESLLESELFGYAEGAFTGAKRHGAKGKFEQAHKGTLFLDEIGEISNAMQVALLRVIEERKVVKLGGTHEIPLDIRLITATHRNMNELLKEGNIREDLYYRLHVYPINIPPLRERKEDIHDLYRYYQKKHDWNATFPKSFFQTLQQYHWPGNIRELFNLFEHIRVLYPEGGWLGPSQYAEVLKVFDKKKKKLYPAKHSGFSEGLSYRQQIQKQMVIDSLHKTKGHVSEAARLAGVPRSTFYKWMRKYKLS
- a CDS encoding MMPL family transporter — protein: MSKLLYKIGGWSAKNKFKVMIAWIIFMSAILGIAFSMKPEFNDDLAIPNTQSEKAADIISDKFPDAPERGAIRVIFGSEENKKINSEQAQKAISEMLSKIKKDKNVESVADPFQTGTINADATVAYTDIKYKNKPENISNKSKEIVKASVKITEDKGIQTELSGDIGGSGISIGGASEVIGIVLAFIVLAVMFTSFLIAGLPIITALIGLASSLGFTFLAASFFDITSVSMTLSIMIGLAVGIDYALFIFSKHRQQLYEDMNIQESIARATGTAGGAVIFAGLTVMIALCALTVVGVPFLATMGLTAAVSVLMAMLISITLVPAVLSIIGNKMRPSQKTSFVFGFMTKRKENSGKVSVNWWGRMLSKQPLLISIIGILLLLIISIPALNLRLGLPDDGMKGENTAERQAYDLMAEGFGDGINGPLVALIDASAQADGDKAKLKAINSTAKELAKLDNVASATPPVLSKNGEYAIVNIIPKTGPNDEKTTELVHDIRKVTDSGDKTKLYVTGLTAINIDISEKLNSAIPLFSGLIIGFAFLLLIMVFRSLLVPLTAVLGFLLTMTATLGFTVFVLQDGYLADIFGVPAEGPLLAFLPILVIGILFGLAMDYQVFLVSRMREEYVRTGNPKKSVQAGLKFSGPVVTAAGLIMIFVFAGFIFPEDMTIKSMGLALAFGILFDAFIVRMTIIPSLMLIMGHSTWYLPKWLDKILPNVDVEGHNLNEMLKQGKKEQRKTS
- a CDS encoding alpha-ketoacid dehydrogenase subunit beta; protein product: MTREISMSTALNEAIKLAMKRDEDVILMGEDVAGGAHVDHLQDDEAWGGVLGVTKGIVQEFGRERVLDTPISEAGYVGAAMAAAATGLRPIAELMFNDFIGTCLDQVLNQGAKFRYMFGGKAEVPITIRTTHGAGFRAAAQHSQSLYALFTSIPGLKVVVPSSPYDAKGLLLTAIEDQDPVIFFEDKTLYNITGDVPERYYTLPLGKADVKREGSDVTIFAVGKQVYTALEAAEQLADQGIEAEVIDPRSLSPLDEEAILASVEKTNRLVIVDEANPRCGIAADISSLVADKGFDLLDAPIKKVTAPHTPVPFSPPLEDIYLPTPDRVVNTVLEMIGKRDDKILN
- a CDS encoding DUF3986 family protein; its protein translation is MNYDETQHLHISYNKNGLDFEAVGFKRLNVDVWDVYFNFQDHAMDEPPLRFSKIDPFGCMIFSITSKDLSEDEATQYFELWIKHELNKVL
- a CDS encoding 2-oxo acid dehydrogenase subunit E2, producing the protein MAIEVVMPKLGMSMKEGTVSVWNKEVGETVNKGESIASINSEKIEMEIESPAEGTILDIKVPEGEGVPPGTVICYIGEGNEQVEEKKERNVESKRKKERKNISPVARKIANNANLDINTLVGTGPGGRITKEDVLHALPEQTEKKQKETGPQPVNMMRKTIASRMMESLQTSAQLTITMKADVTKLSNLQHQLNETSIARYETKLTITDFVAKAVVLSLLEHPVMNSQYQNGHVEAFEEVHLGIAAALDNGLAVPVIRNAERLTLIELAKSMKLYGKKAREGKLLHEDIKGSTFTITNLGAYGVEHFTPILNPPEAGILGIGTMYETPVYQGDELCKGTLLPLSLTFDHRVLDGAPASAFLSTVKAHLEEPISILL
- the lpdA gene encoding dihydrolipoyl dehydrogenase, with the protein product MTLVIIGGGPAGYVAAITAARFGREVVLIDQGLLGGTCLNEGCIPTKALLQSADIYEHVKSAEHFGIELPENEPIIHWNAVQKRKRSVVKQLTDGVHYLMNKNKISVLNGKASFLSAHELLIESEGKSDIIQAKQIIIASGSEPTALPFAPFDREWIIDSKDAMTLPSIPDSLCIIGGGVIGCEFASIFSRMGSKVVMVEQAAHILPEEDHDTANCLYDQLQKSGIEILTSAAVKQLDAISKKVVIEKDHGERCDIQSDHCLVAIGRKPRLGELNLEQIGIEFDRNGICVNEHMQTNLPHIYACGDVTGGVQLAHAAFHEGTIAASHASGEDVKVNEQVIPRCIYTSPEIASVGLNEENARKQYGEIWIGKFAFSANGKALILNQPAGQVKVIVEPQYQEILGVSIIGPNATELIGQAAVMMHTELTVDTLEQFIAAHPTLSEAIHEALLQTNGRAVHS